The DNA segment GAGCCTCAGCACTGGGCTCTTGTCTGCGGGTACAGTACTCAGGCTGGTTCTCCAAGTTCTGGGGCCCATTTCCCCAGAGACAGGCAAAGAGGAACCCTTCACTCTCAGCCCTCCCCCACATCAGGACACTGCCCAGACCCTGTCTCCCAACCAAAATCCCATGGTGTAACGGGGCAGGCCCACAGACAGCACCCTGAAACCACCACTCATCCCACCCTTCCCAGGCTTGGTATGTCAGGCCTGTCTCCAGAAATGGGCAACATCTGGAGGAACAACCAGCAGGCCCTACCCGAGGCTAGGGAGTTGCTAATCCAAGCCAGAgcagccccttccttcccctccttccagcccccccccacccacagaAGGAGCGCAGGGGCCTGGAgaaactgcttcttcctgtcGCCATTACTACCCCACTCACCTCCACCGGCCTTAGCAGGTTGGCAGAGCTCTGGGCATCTTAGAGTATCGGGTTTCCAGGGTGATGTTGTGGCAACTGTCCCAGtaacccccccccaccgcctgcTTCCCAGGGCTCACCTGGAAAAGCTTGTCATTCATGCTCTCTGACCTTTCCCTGGGGCTTGCAGGCAGGTGGAAATAGGACCAGAGATATGGGAGTTCCCAGCAGCCAGGTGTCCCCTTGGACATGTAGGAGCCTTCTGTCCATCCCCCTCCGCCCACCCCAGCATTTCAGCTACCCCTCCCCCtcgcccctctcctcccttgctCTGAGAACCACATCTGGCTCCCTTCAGAACTCCAGCTgttgaaaagaacaaagaggaagacagagaccaGGACTCCGCCCAGGGAAGGGCAGTGCAGGGCGGCTCTTGTCCGTCCTTCCTCTAGCATTTGTTCAGTTACTGAATACCTGGTCTCCACCAGGAGGAAAAGCACCACCCCTGGCAGTAATATGAAgccctcactcactcactcactgcATGCCAGGGTCCCTTCTCGAACAGGAGGATGGATGGGGTCTGCGGGGATTaggtcatttaatcctcaaaataatccAATGAATTAGGTATTTTATTAACCCTGTCTAATTAATGAAGaagccgaggcacagagaggtggagTAATTTACCTTAGAAGCACACAGCTAGTATGTGGGGGAGTCGAGATGGGAGCACAGGCAGTCCGGCTTGAAGGCCCATACTTCTGCACAGGCCACTGTCTCTGCGGTATATTCACAGACGCTACCAGCATCTGACAGACCCCACACTGTGTATCTGGCTCTGTGCGCCTCGAGCCATTCCAGAGAGGCCTAGCTGGCCCTGTAAGGACCCTGAAGCTCAGGGAGGTTGAGAGGCCGCACAAAAGAACACAGTAGTAGATGGCAGAGCCCACCCGGTCCACCCCAGAGCCCATGCTGCCCTCCGGGGGTTGGACTCAGGGACTGTATGTTTCAGTGCAGTGTGGCAACTGTTGACATGGCTGATGTGAGGACATGGTGCTCTGGAACTAAGAGGACAGAGTGGCTGGGTCCACTCCGGGGATCACAGTGACCTCATAGATCGAGGCCTCATGGACTTCCAAGCTGGATTTGGAAGGAGGAGAAGTTTCCCGGGAAGAGTCAGGATAGGCTGTCCCAGCAGAGGCTTGGCACTGCAAGCTCAGCTTGTCTAGGAAGGGCCCAGAGTGGCCAGGGGAGGGGGTATCAGCCAGGTGGCTGCACCACTCAGGGAGGGGTGGTGACTGGCAGGCTCAAGGATGGGGCCAGGGCAGCGGTCTCTCTCCCCTGCGCACATCACGGCCAGCACAAGTCCAGCCTTCTGGGACCCATTAAGCATTTCTTCAGCGGGTGATTGAACACATGGGCACGTGTGGACCGGCTTAGGGACCGTTTTCACTCTACTCTGCCTCAGGTGAAGGACAGACAGACTCCCCTGTCCTCACACCTACCTCCCTGATCTGGGCGCCCCGCCCACAAGCAAACTTGGACTCTCCCCCTAGCGTCCAGGCCCTATGTCCTCCTGCGCCACTGCCAGGTCGGGGTGAGCCTGGGCAGCTGGCCTTGagccttcccctctcctccttccctcaggTCCCCTCCTCAGCTTCATCCTCCTCCCACCATGAGGCCAGCACTCAGGAGACCTCTGAGAGCAGCAGGGACTTGAAGGGGAAAAAGTCTTCCAGCCATAGCCTGAGTCACAAGGGGAAGAAACTGAGCAGTGGGAAAGGTGTGAGCAGTTTCACCTCCGCctcctcctccgcctcctcctcttcctcctcctctgggggGCCCTTCCAGCCTGCAGGTGAGTGTGGGCGTCCTGGAGGAAGCTGGGGGCGGGACAGCCTTCGGCCCAGAGCTTCTCTAGCAAGGGCCTCTGCATCTCATTTGCTTCTGAAATTGGTTAAAGATGGGGGCTCCCCACCAAGTGACTCCTCTCGGgaccctcccctcagcccctccctctcagGCCTCACCCCTCCACTTCCATAACAGTATTCATCATCCCCTGCACTTGGGCCATGAGGTGCCATTTTTAAAGTCCCAACACTAATGATATCTCCTGTAATCTCTACAGTCTGGTGAGGTCAGGTGGACAGgagttttctttcccctttatcAATAGCACGTGggaaagctggggtgggggtgggggacactcatcccaagacatagaaacagtggcagagctaggacagGAACCCAGGCTTTCCCCAGCCCCCCGACCAGAGCTCTGTCCAGCTAGTGCAGTTGGGAGGGGGGGATCTGGGGCCCAGCTGTAACTCCAGTTTCCCTCTGTACAGTCTCGTCCCTGCAGAGCTCCCCTGACTTCTCGGCATTCCCCAAGCTGGAGCAGCCAGAGGAAGACAAGTACTCCAagcctgcagcccccaccccttcagcccccccctctccctcagcccccgaGCCCCCCAAGGCTGACCTCTTTGAGCAGAAGGTGGTCTTCTCTGGCTTCGGGCCCATCATGCGcttctccaccaccacctccagctCGGGCCGGGCCCGGGCCCCATCTCCTGGAGACTATAAGTCTCCCCACGTCTCGGGGTCCGGGGCCTCAGCAGGCACCCACAAGCGGATGCCCACACTGAGTGCCGCCCCTGCACCTGCCGAGGAGACCCCTGAGACAGGCCTGAAGGAGAAGAAGCACAAAGCTAGCAAGAGGAGCCGACATGGACCAGGTCGTCCCAAGGGCAGCAGGAacaaggagggggctgggggcccagctgctccctccctgcccagtgcCCAGCTGGCTGGCTTTACTGCCACTGCTGCCTCACCCTTCTCTGGAGGTTCCTTGGTCAGCTCTGGCCTGGGTGGTCTGGCCTCCCGCACCTTTGGGCCTTCAGGGAGCCTTCCCAGCCTGAGCCTGGAGTCCCCCCTGCTAGGGGCAGGTTAGTGACTCTTGGGCATCTCAGGGCCCAGCCAGTCTAGTGAGGGAACAGAGGCATAAGCATGCAGTCAGAGGGAAATGTGATAGGAACTGCTCCAAAGGACAGAGATAAAGACCAGAAGATCCAGTCAGCTCTCAGACACTCCCCCGTACCGTCTTCTGCAGGGTTGTAGTGGGAGAGATTGGAGTAGACTGTCAATAGGACTCACCTATCGGAAAAGCCTGGAATCCCCCTGGCCTGGGCAGGACAGTCTAATAAGCAGGCATGTCAAGCAGATGTCACATAGGCAAGAAGTGACATCTTTGCAACAAGAGGGTTAGACTGGTGTGTGTGGCCAGATCCAGGGGAGTATTCTCCCTGGTGGGGGGGGCTGCCCCAGCCACCTGACtgagcaggggtgtgggaggggtGGTGACTGTAAGCTTCCCTCTGTGCCCTTCTTGTGCCTGTAGGCATCTACACCAGTAATAAGGACCCCATCTCCCACGGTGGCAGTGGCGGAATGCTGCGCGCTGTTTGCAgcacccccctctcctccagcctgcTGGGGCCCCCAGGGACCTCGGCCCTGCCCCGCCTCAGCCGCTCCCCATTCACcagcaccctcccctcctcctctgcttctATCTCCACCACTCAGGTGAGGCCTTACCCCTGGGCTCCTCCATCCCTGGGCAGGTGGGGGACAGGCTGCCTGGGACACAGCTCTCCACgggagagattgagagattgGGCTTGGTGGCCACCCGaatgtctccctctctctggtccTCTCCTCCCCAGCACACCTGATCCCCtccccctctacacacacacagttgtgcCCTAGATCCAAGAATAACCACCAGGCTGGACTATACCTCCTTTCCCTCAGGTGTTTTCTCTGGCTGGCTCTACCTTTAGCCTCCCTTCTACCCACATCTTTGGAACCCCCATGGGTGCCGTTAATCCCCTCCTCACCCAAGCCGAGAGCAGCCACACAGGTATGTGACTCTGACCCCATTCCCCTTTCTTCCCAAAGACCTGAGGGGCACCCATCACCTGCATGTCACCCCAGAAAGATGGGAGGGCTTTctggctgccccctccctctggccaTTGCCcgccctgaaaaaaaaaaaaatacacaacaaaCCAGAGTACACTTTCacgttaaaaaacaaaacaaaaaccgtGGAGGGACGGGACAGGACCCTCAATTACTACTGCTCCATCTCACAGAAGAAAAAGGCTTAATGATTTGCTCAAAGCAGTTGAAGTAGAGAAAGGCAGAGCCAGAGCTCAAATTCTGGTCCCGACTCTAGGCCCAGTACTCTGGTCACTTGCATAGTTCCCTGCTGGAACATAGTCCTTGGGAGGGGGCCTTTCGGGTCCACCAGCTGGGCAACCTGCGCTCCGGGTATTTCGGAGTTAAGGGGGTGGATCGCAagcgcccctccccctccctggagAGTCAACCCAGCCCCAGAGAGCTGATTGGTGCAGAGACACCACTTGGCCGGTTAGGGGGCGGGGCTCGCTACCACCCCGACCCCCGGCCGCCCGTTCAGGTAAACCTTCTTAAAGGGGCCAAATCTGATTGCAGAATTATGACCTGACCGCGCAGGGTAAACTACCTTTTCCAAAACCCAAATTGGAATTCTGTGGCCCAACAAAAGGTTTTGCAATCTTAACTTGTGAGCTTATGAATATGAGAAGTCGCACAAGACTAATTATAATAGCTGCAGTTATTAAGGGTTTGCTGCAGGACAGCTGACAACTTGACAtttattaccttatttttaatCCTCCTAACAGTCATTTTAGTGAGATTAGTTTCAAGCCCAAGGTCAGATAGCAAGTCCAAGTTCAACCGAGGACTGCCTAGATCCTGAATTTCTATAACCCTGAATCTACCAGGAAAGAAATTGGGAGGTGGTTCTGAAAGAAACCAGGCAGCGGCCGCCTTTCTGCctagaaaatgggaaagagacCAGATCCCATGGCTGTACCTCCCAAGGGGCTAGGTTTCCGAGCCTGGGCTCCCAGCGCCTTACCAGCTAGAGCGCCTTAcgaggctggggttgggggagatcCTGGGGCAAAGGGGTCTGCGGTAAAGTCCCAGATCCCGCACCCACTTCCCAGGCGGGGACCGTGAGGCCGACGGCACCCCTTCCCCGCTGATCcctgctccccttctccttccaagAGCCAGACCTGGAGGACTGCAGCTTCCGGTGTCGGGGGACCTCCCCCCAGGAGAGTCTGTCTTCCATGTGAGGGAGGGGGCGGcggcttgggggaggggctgggagcggGGCTGGAGGGACACtagggggaggaggggacggaGAGACGGGCGCCAGGAGAGGGTGGGGTCCAAGAGGGGACGACTGGAGCCCctaaggggggaggagggagacaggagtgggGACGGGAGGTAAGCCTGAGTCCGGTTTTCTCTTCCGACCCCAGGTCCCCCATCAGCAGCCTCCCCGCACTCTTTGACCAGACAGCGTCTGCACCCTGCGGGGGTGGCCAGTTAGACCCAGCGGCCCCCGGAACGACTAACATGGAGCAGCTGTTGGAGAAGCAGGGCGACGGCGAGGCCGGTGTCAACAGTGAGGAGCGGTGGGCCCGGGCTGGGAGACCTGCCCTAGGACCCCCCAGACTCGGTCACCTTTCCCTCCGAGGTCCCCAAAGTTCTTTAAGGTTCCGCCCTTTGTCCCCGCCCCAGCCTTAACTCGTGGCTACCACGAGCCTTACCTCTAACCTTTGCCAGGTCGGGCTCCTGGACCCGCCACCTGTGTGCTCCCGCCTTGGGCCCCCGGGGCCTCCTGGCCCTTACCTTGCTATGCTCCAACTTCCAACTTCCTCCCGCCTCTGCGCTCCCAGTCAGGGCCtcgacccctcccccaccaccccagcctcAGGCCCCGCCCCTAGTCCTCACACCTCTGGCTTCCCCGGGTGCCGCCTCCCCGAGCTCACCTGAATCTCTTGCTAGCAGGCGCCTTCTCTTTTGGGTCTCAGTCTGATTTCCTCCGCCAGGCCCGGCCCTCCAGGCCCCGCCTCCGGTTCTctcgccccgcccctcccccccccccccccccccaggcctgcGGGGCTCAGGCGttctcaccctccctctgcaGTCGTGGAGATGCTGAAGGCCTTGCACGCGCTGCAGAAGGAAAACCAGCGGCTTCAGGAACAGATCCTGAGCCTGACGGCCAAGAAGGAGCGACTGCAGATTCTCAACGTGCAGCTTTCTGTGCCCTTCCCCGCCCTGCCTGCCGCCCTGCCTGCCGCCAACGGCCCAGTCCCTGGGCCCTATGGCCTGCCTCCCCAAGGTAAGGGGGCTGCCACCGGGTCAGGGAGTGGGAGCCTCTGCCGGGCGGTGCGACGACATGGCCCCGCCTCCAGCCCTTGACCTCCTGCCCTGATCCCCTCCCTCAGCCGGCAGCAGCGATTCCTTAAGCACCAGCAAGAGCCCCCCAGGGAAGAACAGTCTTGGCCTGGACAACTCTCTGTCCACGTCTTCCGAGGTGGGCGCCGCGGGGGGGAGGCaaagggggggcaggaggggaagcgCTAGGGCCTCCAGGTCTGCAGCTTTTGGAGGCTGGGCAATGAAGTGACTGGCTGAGCAACTGGTTGACCGATCcgttctttctttcattaaatgaTAATTATAGGTGCCTACTTAATGCCCGGCACTGGCTAAACAATCAGTGAGCAAAACGGCCGCAGCCCTGCTCCTGAAGATAGACTAGCGATCCAAGAAAATAATCATTACCAAACCAGGAAAAGTgcgaaaatggaaataatttgagGGCCGTGACGCAGAATGGGGGTGGGATTCTTGTGGAGTTAGGAGGTGGGTAGGGAAGGCCTCTTTGAGAAGTATTTGGGAAGGGTTTATTACAGCAACTGGCACCCAATAATCCCCCTTTGATCGGCGGTATTGGGGGGAGCAATCTATTGTTAGGTTGTGGTTACTGTTGAAATCCAACAAACAGGGTGCCTGTATACTTGAACAGCAATAGTCATAGCAATAACGAGTGTTCATGGTGCACTTGCCCTCTGAGATCATGTCCTGTGCTGAGACTTTCAAAATATTGGTTTGTTTAGGCTGCCAGTAACCTTATGGAATAGGTACTActatcccccccgcccccgttatGAGTGAGTAAACTAAGAGAAGCCAGTGAACTGTGGACACAGAATTTGAACCCGAGCCTTTCCCTCCGGCTGCTGTTCTCCTGCCTGCAGAGCCACTTAGCCTGCTTAATGGCTTCACCCATATATGGGAATAAGGAGATAGTTCGGGGCAAGCAGTGAACCCTGGGTCTAGTTCACTAGATGGCCACCACCGAGGTCACTGTTCATGATTAACAAGGATTGTGAGGGGTGCTGGGCCCCCAGGAAGTGATCTGTAAACATGATTTGTGAAGACTATTTGGATTCTTAGCCTTTATCCCTgggccttgcttcttcctcctgggtggctctgcctgggtgaggtgggggtggctgTGCTCTGTGAGAATGCTGGTGGGTGCTGGGCCGGGGGCCAGAAAGGTCATGctggccccctgcccctctgacccctcccttccccctccctccccaggacccACACTCAGGCTGCCCCAGCCGCAGCAGCTCGTCGCTGTCCTTCCACAGCACGCCCCCACCGCTGCCCCTGCTCCAGCAGAGCCCCGCTactctgcccctggccctgccGGGGGCCCCTGCCCCGCTCCCACCCCAGCCACAAAACGGGCTGGGCCGGGCACCGGGGGCAGCGGGGCTGGGGGCCATGCCCATGGCTGAGGGGCTGTTGGGGGGGCTGGCGGGCAGCGGGGCCCTGCCCCTCAATGGGCTCCTGGGGGGGTTGAATGGGGCTGCCGCCCCCAACCCTGCGGGCTTGAGCCAGGCTGGCGGGGCCCCCACGCTGCAGCTGCCAGGTTGTCTTAACAGGTGAGGGAGAGCTCAGCCTGGGGAAGGGAACGGGGAGGCTGGCTCTGGGAGGGAGTCCCCCCAACACCCACCATCCCCCCAAAAGGAAGACTGTTCTCCAGTCTTACAGGGTATAGAATCTAGTTGCCTCTTGGCCCCAGGTACTCCCTAGATGTTAGATGTGAGTGCCCTCTGGATGTGCTCTACAGGGACAAAATCATCGGTTTCTTTCTTGCACCCCAAGTCTTGGTTTCCCTTCTGGGAAAGTTCTTCTATCGAACTTGTCTCCCTCCCAGCAGTGTCTGAGCTTGCTCTGTTTCTCTGTAGTCCTCCCCTAAAACCGCCTATCCCGTCTTTCTCCACCTGGGACTGAGGGAATCTGGGAATGTggaggggccggggtgggggaggagcgtttccctgccccttcccacgGTCTGTGTGTTGTCCCCCTGCCTCAGCCTAACGGAGCAGCAGAGACATCTCCTGCAGCAGCAAGAgcagcagctccagcagctccagcagctcCTGGCCTCCCCACAGCTGACCCCGGTAATGCCCCCCCTTCCCAGGCAGCTCCAGCTCCGCAGGGAAGGGCCCACGATGGGCGATGGgtgctgggccaggctgggccaggcaggcacagaagggagggagggccgCCCCAGGCTGGACCCCTGCGGGgcctgtgggggcagagggggtaAGTGTCACTCTCAGGCCCTGGGCATTGCAGAAGGGATGCTCACAGCCTAGTGAGAAGGTCTGGAGGGTGGTGAGGCCCCAAGGATCggcaaggggagctgcagagtCTGTGGCTGAGCAGGTGGACACCCTGTCACCCAGAGCGGCTCCTTTGGGTTCTGTGTTGTGTGTTGGGTTCTGCGAAGGTTTCCTTTGGAGAAAAGGagttctgccttttaaaaaggagggaattgaaaaaaaacataattatttccCTAGAAATACAAGAAACCAATTCAGTTGGTTTCCTATATGGGGCCAGATGGGAACAGGGGTAGGAGCAAGATTTCCAAGGTAAACCTTGATATCGTTTAGGTGTTTGGAACACTGACAATGCTCTACttattcaaagcaaaaataaatgaatcttaaaagaaacaaaacaaaacaaaaaaaggggggagttGAATACTATTGACCTAGCCTAGTTGTTTCTCAACTTGGGGTCATATCACCCCTGGGGGCATTGTGGTTGTCATAGTGACTAAGGAACTGATGCAGcgagggggtggggccagggctgTCAGatctcctccagccctgggcctggagtGCCCTGCTGTTGACAGACCCTCAGGACCCAGACCGCTGCTTTCTTATCCAGATGGGGAGACTAAGGCCCTGAGTAGGGAGTTCAAGACAGGACNcgggccccccccccccccccgtctcctTCCTCATGGCTCCCGTGAGATGGGACGGGGCCGGGCCAAGCAGGGCAGGCTGGCTCCAGGGATCACCGTGCCCTGAGCCATCTGGCCCCCTTGCAGGAACACCAGACTGTGGTCTACCAGATGATCCAGCAGATCCAGCAGAAGCGGGAGCTGCAGCGGCTGCAGCTGGCCGGGGGCTCGCAGCTGCCCATGGCCGGCCTGCTGGCAGGAAGCTCCACCCCGCTGCTGTCTGCGGGCACCCCTGGCCTGCTGCCCACGGCCTCCGCCCCCCCGCTGCTGCCCGCCGGGGCCCTGGTGGCTCCCTCGCTCGGCAACAACACGAGTCTCAtggctgcggcggcggcggccgcagcagtagcagcagcggGCGGACCTCCAGTCCTCACGGCCCAGACCAACCCCTTCCTCAGCCTGGCGGGGGCGGATGGCAGTGGCCCCAAAGGAGGGGTGAGTAGGGGCCCCCT comes from the Ailuropoda melanoleuca isolate Jingjing chromosome 13, ASM200744v2, whole genome shotgun sequence genome and includes:
- the MLLT6 gene encoding protein AF-17 isoform X1, with the translated sequence MKEMVGGCCVCSDERGWAENPLVYCDGHACSVAVHQACYGIVQVPTGPWFCRKCESQERAARVRCELCPHKDGALKRTDNGGWAHVVCALYIPEVQFANVLTMEPIVLQYVPHDRFNKTCYICEEQGRESKAASGACMTCNRHGCRQAFHVTCAQMAGLLCEEEVLEVDNVKYCGYCKYHFSKMKTSRHTSGGGGGAGGSSTGGGGSGFIAGRRSRSASPSTQQEKHPSHHERGQKKSRKDKERLKQKHKKRPESPPSILTPPVVSTADKVPSSASSSSHHEASTQETSESSRDLKGKKSSSHSLSHKGKKLSSGKGVSSFTSASSSASSSSSSSGGPFQPAVSSLQSSPDFSAFPKLEQPEEDKYSKPAAPTPSAPPSPSAPEPPKADLFEQKVVFSGFGPIMRFSTTTSSSGRARAPSPGDYKSPHVSGSGASAGTHKRMPTLSAAPAPAEETPETGLKEKKHKASKRSRHGPGRPKGSRNKEGAGGPAAPSLPSAQLAGFTATAASPFSGGSLVSSGLGGLASRTFGPSGSLPSLSLESPLLGAGIYTSNKDPISHGGSGGMLRAVCSTPLSSSLLGPPGTSALPRLSRSPFTSTLPSSSASISTTQVFSLAGSTFSLPSTHIFGTPMGAVNPLLTQAESSHTEPDLEDCSFRCRGTSPQESLSSMSPISSLPALFDQTASAPCGGGQLDPAAPGTTNMEQLLEKQGDGEAGVNIVEMLKALHALQKENQRLQEQILSLTAKKERLQILNVQLSVPFPALPAALPAANGPVPGPYGLPPQAGSSDSLSTSKSPPGKNSLGLDNSLSTSSEDPHSGCPSRSSSSLSFHSTPPPLPLLQQSPATLPLALPGAPAPLPPQPQNGLGRAPGAAGLGAMPMAEGLLGGLAGSGALPLNGLLGGLNGAAAPNPAGLSQAGGAPTLQLPGCLNSLTEQQRHLLQQQEQQLQQLQQLLASPQLTPEHQTVVYQMIQQIQQKRELQRLQLAGGSQLPMAGLLAGSSTPLLSAGTPGLLPTASAPPLLPAGALVAPSLGNNTSLMAAAAAAAAVAAAGGPPVLTAQTNPFLSLAGADGSGPKGGTADKGTSANQEKG
- the MLLT6 gene encoding protein AF-17 isoform X2, coding for MKEMVGGCCVCSDERGWAENPLVYCDGHACSVAVHQACYGIVQVPTGPWFCRKCESQERAARVRCELCPHKDGALKRTDNGGWAHVVCALYIPEVQFANVLTMEPIVLQYVPHDRFNKTCYICEEQGRESKAASGACMTCNRHGCRQAFHVTCAQMAGLLCEEEVLEVDNVKYCGYCKYHFSKMTSRHTSGGGGGAGGSSTGGGGSGFIAGRRSRSASPSTQQEKHPSHHERGQKKSRKDKERLKQKHKKRPESPPSILTPPVVSTADKVPSSASSSSHHEASTQETSESSRDLKGKKSSSHSLSHKGKKLSSGKGVSSFTSASSSASSSSSSSGGPFQPAVSSLQSSPDFSAFPKLEQPEEDKYSKPAAPTPSAPPSPSAPEPPKADLFEQKVVFSGFGPIMRFSTTTSSSGRARAPSPGDYKSPHVSGSGASAGTHKRMPTLSAAPAPAEETPETGLKEKKHKASKRSRHGPGRPKGSRNKEGAGGPAAPSLPSAQLAGFTATAASPFSGGSLVSSGLGGLASRTFGPSGSLPSLSLESPLLGAGIYTSNKDPISHGGSGGMLRAVCSTPLSSSLLGPPGTSALPRLSRSPFTSTLPSSSASISTTQVFSLAGSTFSLPSTHIFGTPMGAVNPLLTQAESSHTEPDLEDCSFRCRGTSPQESLSSMSPISSLPALFDQTASAPCGGGQLDPAAPGTTNMEQLLEKQGDGEAGVNIVEMLKALHALQKENQRLQEQILSLTAKKERLQILNVQLSVPFPALPAALPAANGPVPGPYGLPPQAGSSDSLSTSKSPPGKNSLGLDNSLSTSSEDPHSGCPSRSSSSLSFHSTPPPLPLLQQSPATLPLALPGAPAPLPPQPQNGLGRAPGAAGLGAMPMAEGLLGGLAGSGALPLNGLLGGLNGAAAPNPAGLSQAGGAPTLQLPGCLNSLTEQQRHLLQQQEQQLQQLQQLLASPQLTPEHQTVVYQMIQQIQQKRELQRLQLAGGSQLPMAGLLAGSSTPLLSAGTPGLLPTASAPPLLPAGALVAPSLGNNTSLMAAAAAAAAVAAAGGPPVLTAQTNPFLSLAGADGSGPKGGTADKGTSANQEKG
- the MLLT6 gene encoding protein AF-17 isoform X4, which translates into the protein MEFANVLTMEPIVLQYVPHDRFNKTCYICEEQGRESKAASGACMTCNRHGCRQAFHVTCAQMAGLLCEEEVLEVDNVKYCGYCKYHFSKMKTSRHTSGGGGGAGGSSTGGGGSGFIAGRRSRSASPSTQQEKHPSHHERGQKKSRKDKERLKQKHKKRPESPPSILTPPVVSTADKVPSSASSSSHHEASTQETSESSRDLKGKKSSSHSLSHKGKKLSSGKGVSSFTSASSSASSSSSSSGGPFQPAVSSLQSSPDFSAFPKLEQPEEDKYSKPAAPTPSAPPSPSAPEPPKADLFEQKVVFSGFGPIMRFSTTTSSSGRARAPSPGDYKSPHVSGSGASAGTHKRMPTLSAAPAPAEETPETGLKEKKHKASKRSRHGPGRPKGSRNKEGAGGPAAPSLPSAQLAGFTATAASPFSGGSLVSSGLGGLASRTFGPSGSLPSLSLESPLLGAGIYTSNKDPISHGGSGGMLRAVCSTPLSSSLLGPPGTSALPRLSRSPFTSTLPSSSASISTTQVFSLAGSTFSLPSTHIFGTPMGAVNPLLTQAESSHTEPDLEDCSFRCRGTSPQESLSSMSPISSLPALFDQTASAPCGGGQLDPAAPGTTNMEQLLEKQGDGEAGVNIVEMLKALHALQKENQRLQEQILSLTAKKERLQILNVQLSVPFPALPAALPAANGPVPGPYGLPPQAGSSDSLSTSKSPPGKNSLGLDNSLSTSSEDPHSGCPSRSSSSLSFHSTPPPLPLLQQSPATLPLALPGAPAPLPPQPQNGLGRAPGAAGLGAMPMAEGLLGGLAGSGALPLNGLLGGLNGAAAPNPAGLSQAGGAPTLQLPGCLNSLTEQQRHLLQQQEQQLQQLQQLLASPQLTPEHQTVVYQMIQQIQQKRELQRLQLAGGSQLPMAGLLAGSSTPLLSAGTPGLLPTASAPPLLPAGALVAPSLGNNTSLMAAAAAAAAVAAAGGPPVLTAQTNPFLSLAGADGSGPKGGTADKGTSANQEKG
- the MLLT6 gene encoding protein AF-17 isoform X3 is translated as MKEMVGGCCVCSDERGWAENPLVYCDGHACSVAVHQACYGIVQVPTGPWFCRKCESQERAARVRCELCPHKDGALKRTDNGGWAHVVCALYIPEVQFANVLTMEPIVLQYVPHDRFNKTCYICEEQGRESKAASGACMTCNRHGCRQAFHVTCAQMAGLLCEEEVLEVDNVKYCGYCKYHFSKMKTSRHTSGGGGGAGGSSTGGGGSGFIAGRRSRSASPSTQQEKHPSHHERGQKKSRKDKERLKQKHKKRPESPPSILTPPVVSTADKVPSSASSSSHHEASTQETSESSRDLKGKKSSSHSLSHKGKKLSSGKGVSSFTSASSSASSSSSSSGGPFQPAVSSLQSSPDFSAFPKLEQPEEDKYSKPAAPTPSAPPSPSAPEPPKADLFEQKVVFSGFGPIMRFSTTTSSSGRARAPSPGDYKSPHVSGSGASAGTHKRMPTLSAAPAPAEETPETGLKEKKHKASKRSRHGPGIYTSNKDPISHGGSGGMLRAVCSTPLSSSLLGPPGTSALPRLSRSPFTSTLPSSSASISTTQVFSLAGSTFSLPSTHIFGTPMGAVNPLLTQAESSHTEPDLEDCSFRCRGTSPQESLSSMSPISSLPALFDQTASAPCGGGQLDPAAPGTTNMEQLLEKQGDGEAGVNIVEMLKALHALQKENQRLQEQILSLTAKKERLQILNVQLSVPFPALPAALPAANGPVPGPYGLPPQAGSSDSLSTSKSPPGKNSLGLDNSLSTSSEDPHSGCPSRSSSSLSFHSTPPPLPLLQQSPATLPLALPGAPAPLPPQPQNGLGRAPGAAGLGAMPMAEGLLGGLAGSGALPLNGLLGGLNGAAAPNPAGLSQAGGAPTLQLPGCLNSLTEQQRHLLQQQEQQLQQLQQLLASPQLTPEHQTVVYQMIQQIQQKRELQRLQLAGGSQLPMAGLLAGSSTPLLSAGTPGLLPTASAPPLLPAGALVAPSLGNNTSLMAAAAAAAAVAAAGGPPVLTAQTNPFLSLAGADGSGPKGGTADKGTSANQEKG